Proteins encoded in a region of the Macrobrachium nipponense isolate FS-2020 chromosome 39, ASM1510439v2, whole genome shotgun sequence genome:
- the LOC135210285 gene encoding uncharacterized protein LOC135210285 isoform X3 — protein sequence MRWCHRVVLISSVLLAASIQAVQGADLRRGFPTPAPSEVEGSPSTLTPLEWSQNKSSFSNGILWNINQEEDSASRVIPRDVHCKKEGLNPIPGSCQKFIYCKDLSGEGVEDWYILLFTCPEGQVFEDTSGKCKHLSSVKWSPECHADSKDHVSEKALIHNRLLDDEDLTKQNTLTTSNSSSEEKHPGTLKDSLKQNICDDDASVACGVPGKDELNKNGPVTSANVHQETELPSLDISRQNNGSVRDDTSDFSDQDDVQERKKRFANPLETNKNIVNIIAQEAEEICNDMKNIDEYVKYVRSRGPLQFTHKEDFLVDILNVYNQNLKSAQTNTKSWDQRRGILEAITEVFN from the exons ATGCGTTGGTGCCATCGAGTGGTCCTCATCTCCTCCGTTTTGCTTGCAGCCTCGATCCAGG CTGTTCAAGGGGCAGATTTACGACGAGGCTTTCCTACTCCTGCTCCTTCAGAAGTGGAAGGCTCTCCGAGTACGCTCACGCCTTTGGAATGGAGTCAAAATAAGTCCTCCTTTTCCAACGGCATTCTATGGAATATTAACCAGGAGGAGGATTCAGCATCCAGAGTTATCCCAAGAGATGTCCACTGCAAGAAAGAAGGGTTGAACCCAATCCCAG GTTCCTGCCAAAAATTTATATACTGCAAAGATTTATCTGGCGAAGGAGTTGAAGACTGGTATATCCTATTGTTCACTTGTCCTGAAGGACAAGTATTTGAAGATACTTCTGGTAAGTGCAAACATCTCTCCTCAGTGAAATGGAGTCCAGAATGCCATGCTGATAGCAAAGACCATGTCAGTGAGAAAGCTCTTATCCACAACAGATTACTGGATGACGAAGACCTGACGAAACAAAATACTTTGACCACTTCTAATTCCTCTAGTGAGGAAAAACATCCAGGCACACTGAAGGATTCCTTAAAGCAAAATATATGTGATGACGATGCAAGTGTTGCATGTGGTGTTCCAGGAAAAGATGAACTGAACAAGAATGGCCCTGTGACCAGTGCAAATGTCCATCAGGAAACAGAATTACCATCACTGGACATCAGCAGACAAAACAATGGAAGTGTGAGAGACGACACTTCAGACTTTTCAGACCAAGACGATGTCCAAGAAAGGAAAAAACGTTTTGCAAACCCTTTGGAAACCAATAAAAACATAGTAAATATTATAGCTCAGGAGGCTGAGGAAATATGCAATGATATGAAAAACATCGACGAATATGTTAAATATGTTAGGTCTAGAGGACCTTTACAATTTACACATAAGGAAGACTTCCTCGTGGATATTTTAAACGTCTACAACCAAAATCTGAAGTCTGCCCAGACGAACACTAAATCCTGGGACCAGAGGAGAGGGATTCTAGAAGCCATTACAGAGGTTTTCAATTAG
- the LOC135210285 gene encoding uncharacterized protein LOC135210285 isoform X1: MKTSIANIPKTDQNFEKNAIDMKKLKEEIERLEAQIKSITYTDGMEIIFEYLEHMIEEKRLELWNLTQKNGMYEKEFQQLAEIVEYVLNNSIEIQGKSSKAVRLMEAFHQTIYQDSRKFTTSISKAQMGRRAIEMTKKKTQQEIIDHKNRIDEAKREIEKNQHLLRAYREQVEEAKHDIAQYMWELEAHAKINHDMAVAGGILMVIPVVGWITGGVLLGVGIEERKRALRMKEDARSHLERMIIDYENNVAILENIVAREVQIINKLVSAITTFESSLLALQKINGSLQSMERNATSIMPYITRAVSVLGGLKDVFSSVEDDLKEMKQEVKEAYIKAKQGEGSYFGYEAVEEKVQGPWEDAKSKIISVGDCVPRN, encoded by the coding sequence ATGAAAACCTCTATTGCCAATATACCAAAGACGGatcaaaactttgaaaaaaatgcaattgataTGAAGAAGTtaaaggaagagatagagagattggAAGCTCAAATCAAATCTATTACATACACAGATGGCATGGAAATCATTTTTGAATACTTAGAACACATGATTGAAGAGAAAAGGTTGGAACTTTGGAATTTGACCCAAAAAAATGGCATGTATGAGAAGGAATTTCAACAACTGGCTGAAATCGTCGAATATGTCTTAAACAACTCGATTGAAATACAAGGGAAATCAAGCAAGGCAGTTAGACTGATGGAGGCATTTCATCAAACAATTTATCAAGACAGCAGAAAATTTACTACTTCCATTTCCAAGGCGCAAATGGGCAGAAGAGCTATAGAGATGACAAAGAAGAAGACCCAACAGGAAATAATTGATCACAAGAACAGAATAGATGAAGctaaaagagaaattgaaaagaatCAGCACCTGTTGAGAGCCTATAGAGAACAGGTAGAGGAAGCTAAGCATGATATAGCACAATACATGTGGGAACTGGAAGCACATGCTAAAATAAATCATGATATGGCAGTAGCCGGCGGGATCTTAATGGTTATACCAGTTGTGGGCTGGATAACAGGAGGCGTTCTTTTAGGTGTGGGGatagaagaaaggaaaagagccCTCCGCATGAAGGAAGATGCTAGGAGTCACTTGGAACGAATGATAATAGACTACGAGAATAATGTTGCCATTTTGGAGAACATCGTAGCAAGAGAGGTACAAATAATCAACAAATTGGTTAGTGCAATTACAACCTTCGAAAGCAGTTTACTAGCTCTGCAGAAAATCAACGGTAGTCTTCAGAGCATGGAGAGAAATGCCACTTCTATTATGCCTTACATCACCCGAGCAGTTTCGGTGCTCGGTGGCTTGAAAGATGTGTTCTCCTCGGTGGAAGATGACTTGAAGGAAATGAAGCAGGAAGTAAAGGAGGCCTACATCAAAGCAAAGCAGGGAGAAGGCAGTTACTTTGGGTATGAAGCAGTAGAGGAGAAAGTACAAGGTCCTTGGGAGGATGCAAAGAGTAAAATCATTTCGGTGGGAGATTGTGTTCCAAGAAACTGA
- the LOC135210285 gene encoding uncharacterized protein LOC135210285 isoform X2: MRWCHRVVLISSVLLAASIQGAFHFLTAVQGADLRRGFPTPAPSEVEGSPSTLTPLEWSQNKSSFSNGILWNINQEEDSASRVIPRDVHCKKEGLNPIPGSCQKFIYCKDLSGEGVEDWYILLFTCPEGQVFEDTSGKCKHLSSVKWSPECHADSKDHVSEKALIHNRLLDDEDLTKQNTLTTSNSSSEEKHPGTLKDSLKQNICDDDASVACGVPGKDELNKNGPVTSANVHQETELPSLDISRQNNGSVRDDTSDFSDQDDVQERKKRFANPLETNKNIVNIIAQEAEEICNDMKNIDEYVKYVRSRGPLQFTHKEDFLVDILNVYNQNLKSAQTNTKSWDQRRGILEAITEVFN, from the exons ATGCGTTGGTGCCATCGAGTGGTCCTCATCTCCTCCGTTTTGCTTGCAGCCTCGATCCAGG GCGCTTTCCATTTTTTAACAGCTGTTCAAGGGGCAGATTTACGACGAGGCTTTCCTACTCCTGCTCCTTCAGAAGTGGAAGGCTCTCCGAGTACGCTCACGCCTTTGGAATGGAGTCAAAATAAGTCCTCCTTTTCCAACGGCATTCTATGGAATATTAACCAGGAGGAGGATTCAGCATCCAGAGTTATCCCAAGAGATGTCCACTGCAAGAAAGAAGGGTTGAACCCAATCCCAG GTTCCTGCCAAAAATTTATATACTGCAAAGATTTATCTGGCGAAGGAGTTGAAGACTGGTATATCCTATTGTTCACTTGTCCTGAAGGACAAGTATTTGAAGATACTTCTGGTAAGTGCAAACATCTCTCCTCAGTGAAATGGAGTCCAGAATGCCATGCTGATAGCAAAGACCATGTCAGTGAGAAAGCTCTTATCCACAACAGATTACTGGATGACGAAGACCTGACGAAACAAAATACTTTGACCACTTCTAATTCCTCTAGTGAGGAAAAACATCCAGGCACACTGAAGGATTCCTTAAAGCAAAATATATGTGATGACGATGCAAGTGTTGCATGTGGTGTTCCAGGAAAAGATGAACTGAACAAGAATGGCCCTGTGACCAGTGCAAATGTCCATCAGGAAACAGAATTACCATCACTGGACATCAGCAGACAAAACAATGGAAGTGTGAGAGACGACACTTCAGACTTTTCAGACCAAGACGATGTCCAAGAAAGGAAAAAACGTTTTGCAAACCCTTTGGAAACCAATAAAAACATAGTAAATATTATAGCTCAGGAGGCTGAGGAAATATGCAATGATATGAAAAACATCGACGAATATGTTAAATATGTTAGGTCTAGAGGACCTTTACAATTTACACATAAGGAAGACTTCCTCGTGGATATTTTAAACGTCTACAACCAAAATCTGAAGTCTGCCCAGACGAACACTAAATCCTGGGACCAGAGGAGAGGGATTCTAGAAGCCATTACAGAGGTTTTCAATTAG